The DNA window GCACACACCAGCGCGCCCCTTCAGCCTCCAGCCCGCGCTCCCGAGGCGCCTCCCTCCCATCATCGCTCCCACCCAGCCCCCCCGCTCGTGAATCGCTCGAGAATCGCGCAGCAGGGCGTGACGGGCAGGGTGACTTCCCGGCCCCCCGCAGACCATCCGCGCGCGCAGCAACGTTGCACGCACCACCGCGGAACTTACGGCGACCGTGCAGCAACGCTGCCGGCACCACCGCGGCAGCTTCCTCCAGGGTCCCCTCGACGACCTTGGGCGGCTCGGGTGGTTTCGGCTCGCGGGGAGGACCGAAGACCCAGATGGTGCAGCCTTGCGAGCAGCCACCTTCCGTTGCAGGTGGCTGCTCCTGAAACCGACTCGGATCGACCAGCGACAGCGGGCTGTTGAGCACGTACGAGTAGCCGTTCCAGCTCTGCCCGAAGCAAGGCCGCGGCACGAGCGGATCTGGCGTGAGGAACCGTCCGAGCTTCGGGTCGTAGATGCGCCCCTTCATGTTCACGAGGCCGAGGTCGAGGTCGGCCACATGCCCGGTGAAGCCCAAGGAGGACAGCTCGTGGGGTGATGGCGGCTGGCCCGAGCCCCAGTCGGGATGGCGCGGCGCGCCGAAGGCGTCGTAGCTGCGGCGCTCGGCGACGCTGCCGGTCACGTCGTCCGTTGTCACCACGTATCGTCGAACCGACGATCTGGGGTCTCTACGTCCAGGTAAGCCTGAAATACGCGACGGCTGTGCGATCTTCACCGTCCAGTGCGCAGGCGCACCGGAGACTGCTCGAATGGGCGCAGGGGTGTGCCGGATGCCGCCAACGTCGCGGCTCCGTTGGTATAGCGAAGCGATCGGTACTCCGCGGTCGCACCAC is part of the Chondromyces crocatus genome and encodes:
- a CDS encoding RHS repeat domain-containing protein; translated protein: MTTDDVTGSVAERRSYDAFGAPRHPDWGSGQPPSPHELSSLGFTGHVADLDLGLVNMKGRIYDPKLGRFLTPDPLVPRPCFGQSWNGYSYVLNSPLSLVDPSRFQEQPPATEGGCSQGCTIWVFGPPREPKPPEPPKVVEGTLEEAAAVVPAALLHGRRKFRGGACNVAARADGLRGAGKSPCPSRPAARFSSDSRAGGLGGSDDGREAPRERGLEAEGARWCVRFPHLGVMKWRCASAKVIGRFSNSSSLIRRARRRSTS